In one Chitinophaga sancti genomic region, the following are encoded:
- the gwsS gene encoding grasp-with-spasm system SPASM domain peptide maturase, whose product MQAWMLFACCVPVKGSRRSLIYDLQRGRYYFIPNALYELIKEHEGKPLELAKAAYKHEHDEVIDEYIDFLFRNELAFYTDTPKAFPKISMEWKSPYHITNAIIDSDASSNHPYDEIIRQLSELGCAALQCRFYDSVSADQLLTILAATQNSRLRSVELVLPYTPAITDEVLESLFVAQQRLNTVVLHSAPEASRQNKVKQNGAVIYLTEQITSAAHCGFISAAHFRTNIELFTESQLHNSCLNRKVGIDAGGFIKNCPSSDRSFGHIQDTPITTAIKQAGFTQNWQISKDQVAVCRDCEFRYMCVDCRVFVTDDAYSKPSRCSYDPYTATWANEADDPQRKQFKRLEATTAD is encoded by the coding sequence ATGCAAGCATGGATGCTTTTCGCCTGTTGCGTGCCCGTAAAAGGCAGCAGAAGAAGCCTCATTTATGATCTGCAGAGAGGCCGGTATTATTTTATACCCAATGCGCTTTATGAACTGATAAAGGAGCATGAAGGCAAGCCACTGGAGCTGGCTAAAGCTGCATATAAGCATGAGCACGACGAAGTCATAGACGAATATATTGATTTCCTGTTCCGGAATGAACTCGCATTTTACACAGATACACCCAAGGCTTTTCCGAAAATTTCTATGGAATGGAAATCACCCTATCATATCACGAACGCAATTATTGATAGTGATGCCAGTTCCAATCATCCCTATGATGAAATCATCCGTCAGTTGAGTGAACTGGGATGCGCAGCACTGCAATGCAGATTTTATGATAGCGTGTCAGCCGATCAATTATTGACAATACTCGCTGCTACACAAAATTCCAGGCTAAGATCCGTAGAACTGGTACTTCCCTACACACCCGCTATTACAGACGAAGTACTTGAATCGCTTTTCGTAGCACAACAGCGGCTTAATACAGTGGTTTTGCACAGCGCACCGGAGGCTTCCCGCCAAAATAAAGTGAAGCAGAATGGTGCTGTCATATATCTCACAGAACAAATCACCAGCGCCGCTCATTGTGGTTTTATCAGCGCTGCTCACTTCAGAACAAATATTGAACTTTTCACTGAATCACAACTTCACAATTCCTGCCTGAACAGGAAGGTGGGTATTGATGCAGGCGGCTTTATTAAAAACTGTCCATCGTCAGACCGTAGTTTTGGTCATATACAGGATACACCTATCACAACTGCAATTAAACAAGCCGGGTTTACTCAAAACTGGCAGATATCAAAAGACCAGGTGGCCGTTTGCCGTGATTGTGAATTCAGGTACATGTGTGTGGATTGCCGGGTATTCGTGACGGACGATGCATATAGTAAGCCTTCCAGGTGCAGCTATGATCCCTATACAGCTACCTGGGCCAACGAAGCAGATGATCCTCAGCGTAAACAGTTTAAACGCCTGGAAGCCACAACTGCTGATTAA
- a CDS encoding TonB-dependent receptor — translation MRKCFFFLLFIAIMHQYVTGQIIVTGKVLDAGSGSGITAASIHLTDLKGKTYPIIQTDKSGHFQVSAPDTGTYSLHISAGNYAQAKLSIFLAKDTTLTDIRLSKQYDLGEVTINGAQVKISRKFDKVTVDLYNTVLTSAGTAFDLLQKMPSVILQQDGTVMLQSKIATVMIDGRPLNLSGNDLKTYLNGLPAGSISKVELIRNPSAMHDAQDAAIINLVTNKSLKAGWNGNISIGMTQGHYSRYYPSIDFNYRHKKINLYGAYSYTHVKELTSTSSSRPLSADLNQVLDIETRATLSNKTQNLKLGLDYTISKNSLMGVVLYGSSNRLSQDLTSNTRFTHAQLQDSLIRLATLSHVKAFSPSVNLYYKLVTDTTRHSELTLNLDYWHYNRKPEQYFNNSFYDNLDNPYRDNLILKSNTSGLNNIYSLKADYIHPLKKGRLLFGLKTYLTKRDNHFIWQNFANDKWQIDDNITNQFLYNENINALYSGYENTWKKISLQLMLRAEHTNIHGKSVTIDQQFSKHYIDLFPSVNLEYNLSAKNQFNLSYRRSISRPAYNNLDPFRQFQDQYNYTQGNSRLLPAISGALELGHSYNNILFTTLSYTWSKNVISMLYLQDPENNALTTTYDNLSATKSCELDVAANLAITKHWTSSISTVLTYNYVNTLFREAPVKNEGWGFNLFLFNNLLLPKNFSASMVMAYSAPYNGTIFQYSASGFINIGINKTLLHNRASVNLAVNDQLTHVSFQNKTNYNNLMYEQRIFRDNRTITLTLRYKLGNLKIKQSSNRKTGIESEKSRMDNK, via the coding sequence ATGCGTAAATGTTTTTTCTTTCTCCTGTTTATTGCCATCATGCACCAATATGTAACAGGGCAGATCATTGTTACAGGAAAGGTGTTGGACGCTGGGTCTGGTAGCGGAATTACTGCTGCCAGTATTCACCTGACAGACCTGAAAGGGAAAACATATCCCATCATACAAACGGATAAATCCGGCCACTTCCAGGTGTCTGCCCCGGATACCGGTACCTATTCTCTGCATATCTCTGCTGGTAATTATGCCCAGGCAAAACTTTCCATCTTCCTGGCAAAAGACACTACCCTCACAGATATTCGTTTAAGTAAACAATATGACCTGGGCGAAGTGACCATTAATGGTGCACAGGTCAAGATCAGCCGCAAATTTGATAAAGTAACGGTTGACCTTTACAATACTGTTCTCACCAGTGCCGGTACTGCATTTGACCTGCTGCAGAAAATGCCTTCCGTGATCTTACAACAGGATGGCACTGTCATGCTTCAATCTAAAATAGCGACTGTCATGATTGATGGCAGACCGCTTAATTTAAGTGGCAATGATCTGAAAACATACCTCAATGGTTTGCCCGCTGGTAGTATCAGTAAAGTGGAACTAATACGTAATCCCTCCGCGATGCATGATGCGCAGGATGCTGCAATCATTAATTTAGTGACCAATAAAAGCCTTAAAGCCGGCTGGAATGGCAATATCAGCATAGGCATGACACAAGGACATTATTCCCGTTATTATCCCTCCATAGACTTTAATTACCGCCATAAAAAGATTAACCTGTATGGCGCGTACAGCTATACCCATGTCAAGGAATTAACAAGTACCAGTAGCAGCCGTCCTTTAAGCGCGGATCTGAACCAGGTACTGGATATTGAAACCCGCGCTACGCTGAGTAATAAAACACAAAACCTGAAGTTGGGATTGGATTATACGATCAGCAAAAATAGTTTAATGGGTGTTGTATTGTATGGCAGCTCCAATCGCCTGTCACAGGACCTGACTAGCAATACCCGGTTTACACATGCACAGCTGCAGGACTCCCTCATCAGGTTAGCGACCCTTAGCCACGTGAAGGCATTTTCGCCTTCTGTAAACCTTTATTATAAACTGGTCACTGATACCACCCGGCATAGTGAGCTGACGCTGAACCTGGATTATTGGCACTATAACAGAAAGCCTGAGCAGTATTTCAATAATTCATTTTATGATAACCTGGATAATCCCTACCGGGATAATCTTATTTTAAAGAGCAATACGTCCGGTCTTAATAACATTTATTCGCTGAAAGCAGACTATATCCATCCGCTTAAAAAAGGCAGGTTATTATTTGGTCTTAAAACATATTTGACCAAAAGAGATAATCATTTCATCTGGCAAAATTTTGCAAATGACAAATGGCAGATAGATGATAACATCACGAATCAATTCCTGTATAATGAAAATATAAATGCACTCTATTCCGGTTATGAAAACACCTGGAAGAAAATAAGTCTGCAGCTGATGCTCAGGGCAGAACACACCAATATTCATGGGAAATCAGTGACCATCGATCAGCAATTCAGCAAGCACTACATAGACCTGTTTCCCAGCGTAAACCTGGAATACAACCTTTCTGCGAAAAATCAGTTCAACTTGTCCTACCGAAGAAGCATCAGCCGGCCTGCTTATAACAACCTGGATCCTTTCAGGCAGTTTCAGGACCAATATAACTATACACAGGGCAACTCCCGTTTGTTACCTGCCATTTCAGGCGCATTGGAATTAGGGCATTCTTACAACAATATCCTGTTTACCACCCTCAGTTATACCTGGTCAAAGAATGTCATCTCCATGCTGTACCTGCAGGATCCTGAGAACAATGCACTGACCACCACTTACGATAATCTCTCGGCCACAAAGAGCTGTGAGCTGGATGTTGCTGCAAACCTGGCAATTACAAAGCATTGGACCAGCTCTATCTCTACAGTGCTCACCTATAATTATGTAAACACACTTTTCCGCGAGGCACCGGTTAAAAACGAAGGCTGGGGCTTTAATCTCTTCCTGTTTAATAACCTCCTCTTACCTAAAAACTTCTCTGCCAGTATGGTCATGGCCTACAGTGCCCCTTATAATGGAACTATATTCCAGTATTCAGCCAGTGGATTTATCAACATTGGTATCAATAAAACCTTGTTACATAACCGGGCATCAGTGAACCTGGCAGTAAATGATCAGCTCACGCATGTGAGTTTTCAAAATAAAACGAATTACAATAACCTGATGTATGAGCAACGCATTTTCAGGGATAACAGGACCATTACGCTGACCCTACGTTATAAGCTGGGCAACCTGAAGATAAAGCAGAGTAGTAACAGGAAAACAGGTATTGAATCAGAAAAATCCAGGATGGATAATAAATAA
- a CDS encoding peptidase domain-containing ABC transporter, protein MFKRFPHYSQLDEMDCGPTCLKIIGKYYGKQFNIEYLRALTFTSREGSSLLHVSEAAQQLGFKTIGAKISYEDLANLPVLPAICFWDKKHFVVVYKIKGDHVYVSNPANGLVRYKKETFLSHWLQADGKGIALMLEPTPVFGQMPDHSKEKKLGFTLVKQHMMRYKKIISRIVAGLFAASLLQLMLPFLTQNIVDTGIRQHNYHLLYLILAAQLCIFLGRTVIEMVRSYLLLHLSVRIDIGLLADFFIKLMKLPISYYDQRKNGDVMQRIIDHNRLDNFITSGVLSVLFSVINLLVFVTVLGFYNLKIFSIFLVGSVLYFIWIRSFSRRRAYLDSRRFEWLSTITEKNLEILNGMQELKLGNAERKKRWEWERLQVNQFNINLASLRLKQLQIDGAAVINELKNILMTFMAAQLVMDGEISLGVMLSVSFITGQLNGPMLIITQFLQDYQDARLSLDRINDVHQLKEEETLHPVKHVPLYSDLLLENVSFKYSRAANAPFVLKDLDLVIPHQKITAIVGTSGSGKTTLMKLLLKFYLPDSGSVSLGDVPLETIPHQRWREQCGVVMQDGYIFNDTIAGNIALSTDEVDMDRLIEACKIANIYDFITGLPLHFNTPIGNTGVGLSMGQKQRILIARAVYKQPSFLFFDEATSALDANNEKAIMQHLQQFFAGRTVVIIAHRLSTVYNADQIIVLEKGQIVEYGNHELLVQKKGNYFNLIRNQLELGK, encoded by the coding sequence ATGTTTAAACGCTTTCCGCATTACAGTCAGTTGGACGAAATGGATTGCGGGCCAACCTGTTTAAAGATTATTGGAAAGTACTATGGTAAGCAATTTAACATAGAATACCTGCGCGCGCTCACGTTCACATCAAGAGAGGGCAGCTCTTTACTGCATGTCAGCGAAGCGGCACAGCAACTGGGATTTAAAACCATCGGCGCAAAAATAAGCTATGAAGACCTGGCAAATTTACCTGTTTTGCCAGCAATCTGTTTTTGGGATAAGAAACACTTTGTGGTGGTCTATAAAATAAAAGGCGATCATGTGTATGTTTCTAACCCGGCAAACGGACTGGTCAGGTATAAGAAGGAGACGTTTTTGTCGCACTGGCTACAAGCTGACGGCAAAGGGATAGCCCTTATGCTGGAGCCAACACCGGTATTCGGGCAAATGCCTGATCATAGCAAAGAAAAGAAGCTGGGCTTTACGCTGGTGAAGCAGCATATGATGCGCTATAAAAAAATCATTTCCCGGATTGTGGCAGGTCTTTTTGCCGCCAGCCTGTTGCAGCTTATGCTGCCTTTCCTTACACAGAATATTGTAGACACCGGCATACGCCAGCACAATTATCACCTGCTGTATCTTATACTCGCTGCGCAACTATGCATATTTCTCGGGCGGACAGTCATTGAAATGGTACGTAGTTATTTACTCTTACACCTGAGTGTCCGCATCGATATCGGTTTACTGGCCGATTTCTTTATTAAGCTGATGAAGCTGCCGATCTCATATTATGACCAACGGAAGAATGGTGATGTCATGCAGCGTATCATAGACCATAACAGGTTGGACAATTTCATTACCTCTGGTGTCCTCTCAGTTCTTTTCTCGGTTATCAACCTGCTCGTATTTGTCACCGTACTTGGATTTTACAACCTTAAAATATTCTCTATTTTTCTTGTTGGCAGCGTGCTTTATTTTATATGGATCAGGTCTTTTTCCAGGCGCAGGGCATATCTTGACTCCCGTCGGTTCGAATGGCTCTCCACGATTACTGAAAAGAATCTTGAGATACTCAATGGCATGCAGGAATTAAAACTGGGGAATGCAGAAAGAAAAAAACGGTGGGAATGGGAACGCCTGCAGGTCAATCAATTCAATATCAATCTTGCATCATTGCGCCTGAAGCAACTTCAAATAGATGGAGCGGCAGTGATCAATGAACTGAAGAATATCCTGATGACGTTTATGGCTGCGCAATTGGTCATGGATGGAGAGATCAGCCTGGGCGTGATGTTGTCTGTCAGCTTTATCACAGGACAGCTCAATGGCCCCATGCTGATTATTACCCAGTTTTTGCAGGACTACCAGGATGCACGGCTTAGTCTTGACAGGATAAACGATGTGCACCAGTTGAAAGAAGAGGAGACCTTACATCCTGTGAAGCATGTTCCATTATATAGTGATCTGCTATTAGAAAATGTTTCCTTCAAATACAGCCGGGCGGCCAATGCACCATTTGTGTTAAAAGACCTTGACCTCGTGATTCCTCACCAGAAGATCACAGCAATAGTAGGAACGAGTGGCAGTGGTAAAACAACCCTTATGAAACTGCTGTTGAAATTTTACCTGCCTGATTCGGGGAGTGTTTCACTAGGTGATGTTCCGCTGGAAACGATTCCCCATCAGCGCTGGCGGGAACAATGCGGGGTAGTGATGCAGGATGGTTATATATTCAATGACACCATTGCGGGGAATATCGCGTTAAGCACTGATGAGGTGGATATGGATAGGTTAATAGAAGCCTGCAAAATTGCTAATATCTATGATTTTATAACGGGTCTTCCATTACATTTCAATACGCCTATTGGCAATACCGGGGTAGGTTTAAGTATGGGCCAGAAACAGCGGATACTGATTGCAAGGGCTGTTTATAAACAGCCGTCCTTCCTGTTTTTTGATGAGGCAACAAGTGCATTGGATGCCAATAATGAAAAGGCTATTATGCAGCACCTGCAACAATTTTTTGCCGGCAGAACGGTGGTGATCATTGCACATAGGCTAAGCACGGTATACAATGCCGATCAGATCATTGTGCTTGAAAAAGGGCAGATTGTAGAGTATGGAAACCATGAACTGCTGGTGCAGAAAAAAGGTAATTATTTTAATCTTATCAGAAATCAATTGGAACTGGGAAAATGA
- a CDS encoding carboxymuconolactone decarboxylase family protein: MENKAYNSMDLFKKEAPEIADAFNTLIQAIVKSNGLDEKTKQLIYIALKAVQGDSQALSFHILMAKEKGATKPEVIDALMVTLTVAGVKGIVTGLPVVMDIYKDTSK; encoded by the coding sequence ATGGAAAACAAAGCATACAATTCAATGGACTTATTCAAAAAGGAAGCGCCAGAAATAGCAGATGCTTTTAATACACTAATTCAGGCAATAGTAAAATCAAATGGCTTGGATGAAAAAACAAAACAGTTAATATACATTGCATTGAAGGCTGTTCAGGGTGATAGCCAGGCGCTATCATTCCATATCTTGATGGCAAAAGAAAAGGGGGCGACTAAACCTGAAGTTATCGACGCATTGATGGTAACTTTGACTGTTGCAGGTGTGAAAGGTATAGTAACCGGCCTCCCGGTAGTGATGGATATTTATAAAGACACCTCAAAATAA
- a CDS encoding restriction endonuclease, with amino-acid sequence MNSMFTKAGILHRVGIACKNTNTPIEKGQVQELESKIRDLQNVIGVIVSVNGFQQGAEAYAEDKGIIALHLKDLPNHEFTKTVMIHL; translated from the coding sequence ATGAATTCGATGTTTACGAAGGCAGGGATATTACATCGGGTTGGAATAGCGTGTAAGAATACAAATACGCCAATTGAAAAGGGGCAGGTACAGGAACTTGAGTCTAAGATAAGGGATTTGCAAAATGTGATCGGGGTAATTGTATCTGTAAATGGATTTCAACAGGGAGCCGAGGCATATGCAGAAGACAAAGGTATCATTGCATTACATCTAAAAGATTTACCGAACCATGAATTTACTAAAACGGTCATGATTCATTTGTAA
- a CDS encoding NTF2 fold immunity protein: MEANRIFISYFLYKSRITSKGQIPIFVRITHEGNRLNHNTGLFIEKMSWDSRKYQVKGNKQEVQEINKNLSLLKARILSVYNDLLERGMACFIASSGFEILPAHFSRLVEIRFRSLLGYLPFTINQMKKIFLAIILITSVIITYNVYSNKTQNDYEHFDVVPDEKTARKIAEDIWFAHYGKLIYKEKPFVVTLRDSSVWVVKGTLNGYTKGGTAYIEIKKSDCKVLKLVHYK, translated from the coding sequence ATGGAAGCGAATAGAATTTTTATTTCCTATTTTCTGTATAAGTCGAGGATAACCTCTAAAGGACAGATACCCATATTTGTTAGGATCACCCATGAGGGCAATAGGCTCAATCATAATACAGGCTTATTTATAGAGAAAATGTCATGGGATAGCAGGAAATATCAGGTAAAGGGAAATAAACAAGAAGTACAGGAGATTAATAAAAATCTATCTCTGTTAAAAGCCAGAATCCTCAGTGTTTACAATGATTTGCTGGAAAGAGGTATGGCTTGTTTTATTGCTTCTTCAGGGTTCGAAATACTTCCGGCGCATTTTTCCCGTTTGGTAGAAATAAGATTCCGTTCCTTATTAGGATATTTACCATTTACAATTAATCAAATGAAGAAGATATTTTTAGCAATTATTTTAATTACTTCAGTGATCATTACTTATAATGTCTACTCAAATAAAACACAAAATGACTATGAACATTTCGATGTAGTACCAGATGAAAAAACTGCAAGAAAAATAGCTGAAGATATCTGGTTTGCTCATTACGGGAAACTGATCTATAAGGAAAAACCATTCGTAGTAACTTTGCGGGATTCTAGCGTCTGGGTTGTCAAGGGAACATTAAACGGTTACACTAAAGGAGGAACGGCTTATATCGAAATTAAAAAAAGTGACTGTAAAGTATTAAAACTTGTGCATTACAAATGA
- a CDS encoding virulence RhuM family protein, with translation MENENSFQYNDIIFYSTPAGDIKVEVIFNDETFWLTQKRMAELFAVEVPAISKHLNNIYESGELDKGSTISILETVQQEGGRKIKRKLEFYNLDAIIAVGYRVNSMQATQFRIWATRNLREFIVKGFVLDDERLKQGKSFGKDYFDELLERIREIRASERRFYLKITDIYEQCSIDYSKDSEITQAFFKTVQNKLHWAITGKTAAQIIAERANADKPNMGLQTWKNAPSGKVLKTDISVAKNYLIEKEIKELERIVTMYLDFAELQASRHISMKMADWISRLDAFLQFNEYQILKDAGTVSHAVAIKLASEEYQKFRITQDENFESDFDKEILKITTSSAKRRKENS, from the coding sequence ATGGAAAACGAAAATTCATTTCAATATAACGACATTATTTTCTACAGTACACCTGCAGGAGATATAAAAGTAGAAGTAATATTTAATGATGAAACATTTTGGCTTACTCAAAAGCGGATGGCCGAATTATTTGCGGTAGAAGTGCCTGCCATTAGTAAGCATTTAAATAACATATATGAGTCGGGAGAGCTGGATAAAGGTTCAACTATTTCCATTTTGGAAACAGTTCAACAGGAAGGGGGAAGGAAGATAAAACGGAAATTGGAATTTTACAATCTAGATGCAATAATAGCTGTTGGCTACAGGGTAAATTCAATGCAGGCCACTCAATTTAGAATTTGGGCAACCAGGAACTTGAGAGAATTTATTGTTAAGGGGTTTGTGTTAGATGATGAACGTTTGAAACAAGGGAAGTCATTTGGCAAAGATTATTTTGACGAACTATTAGAACGTATTCGTGAGATACGGGCAAGTGAACGTAGATTTTATCTCAAAATAACCGATATATATGAACAGTGCAGTATCGACTATAGCAAAGATTCAGAAATAACACAAGCCTTTTTCAAAACGGTACAGAATAAATTACATTGGGCTATTACAGGTAAAACGGCTGCTCAAATTATTGCAGAGCGGGCTAATGCTGACAAGCCCAACATGGGGTTGCAAACATGGAAAAATGCACCATCTGGTAAAGTACTTAAAACAGATATTAGTGTCGCGAAGAATTATCTAATTGAAAAGGAAATAAAAGAACTGGAACGTATTGTAACTATGTATCTTGACTTTGCTGAATTACAAGCGTCGAGGCACATTTCTATGAAAATGGCAGATTGGATAAGCCGGTTAGATGCCTTTCTGCAATTTAACGAATATCAGATACTAAAAGATGCTGGTACAGTAAGCCATGCAGTCGCTATTAAATTAGCCAGTGAAGAATATCAAAAGTTCAGGATAACCCAGGATGAAAATTTTGAGAGCGATTTTGATAAAGAAATATTAAAGATTACAACATCGTCCGCTAAAAGACGAAAAGAGAATTCCTGA
- a CDS encoding DUF3892 domain-containing protein — MSPSGTKYVKTKADNVTSDNLLKLPECN, encoded by the coding sequence ATTAGCCCGTCTGGTACGAAATATGTGAAAACCAAGGCCGATAATGTCACTTCTGATAACCTATTGAAGTTACCTGAATGCAATTAA
- a CDS encoding fatty acid desaturase family protein: MKVFNDVLTDPVYTKSDKSDPAFQKLLKSMIRDERDLPFLYLTIELTLTLLPLAILLFLPVPAWIWWTAAAAFTFLNNFRYKGSFGLMLHCTSHRVLFEKKYQLLNHYLPWVIGPLFGQTPETYYSHHIGMHHPENNMPDDDSCTMPFQRDSLRGFSRYLGSFFFTGIVHLAMYFIKKNRKKLLIRSVRGEILYILMCIGLSFVNFPATLVVFILPFVISRIVMMLGNWAQHAFICAENPDNSYKNSITCINTKYNHLCWNDGYHISHHLKPSMHWTEHPLYFRKTLHEYIENEAIVFDGIHFLHVWLWLMTKRYDLLAKHYVNIGNRFSSDEEVIAFLKQRTKKIDLATIPAANVAVA; the protein is encoded by the coding sequence ATGAAAGTATTCAATGACGTACTTACTGACCCCGTGTACACAAAGTCAGACAAATCAGACCCGGCATTCCAAAAATTACTGAAATCGATGATCCGTGACGAACGCGACCTTCCATTTCTTTACCTCACCATCGAACTCACCCTCACACTGCTCCCCCTGGCCATCCTTTTATTCCTGCCAGTACCTGCCTGGATATGGTGGACCGCTGCCGCTGCTTTTACGTTTTTGAACAATTTCAGGTACAAAGGCTCCTTCGGCCTCATGCTACACTGCACCAGCCACCGGGTACTCTTCGAAAAAAAATACCAGCTCCTGAATCATTACCTCCCCTGGGTAATCGGCCCGCTCTTTGGGCAAACACCTGAAACATATTATAGTCATCACATCGGCATGCACCACCCTGAAAATAACATGCCTGATGACGATTCCTGTACCATGCCCTTTCAACGCGATTCCCTCCGGGGCTTCAGCCGTTACCTGGGTAGCTTTTTCTTTACCGGCATTGTACACCTCGCCATGTATTTCATTAAAAAGAACCGTAAAAAGCTCCTGATCCGCTCCGTAAGAGGGGAGATACTGTATATATTAATGTGTATAGGGCTGTCTTTTGTCAACTTCCCGGCGACCCTGGTGGTGTTCATCCTGCCATTTGTAATTTCCAGGATTGTGATGATGCTCGGTAACTGGGCACAACATGCCTTCATTTGCGCGGAGAATCCGGATAATTCCTATAAAAACAGCATTACCTGTATCAATACTAAGTATAATCATCTATGCTGGAACGACGGCTATCACATCAGCCATCATCTCAAGCCCAGCATGCACTGGACTGAACATCCTCTGTATTTCAGGAAAACCTTGCATGAATACATTGAGAACGAAGCCATCGTATTTGATGGCATTCACTTCCTGCATGTGTGGTTATGGCTGATGACAAAGCGCTACGACCTGCTGGCAAAGCACTATGTGAATATCGGGAACCGGTTTAGTTCAGATGAAGAAGTGATCGCTTTTTTAAAACAACGAACTAAGAAAATTGACCTGGCCACAATACCGGCGGCAAATGTGGCGGTGGCGTAA
- the fabF gene encoding beta-ketoacyl-ACP synthase II, with protein MRTVTLKRVVVTGLGALTPIGNDVNTFWNSLKTGTSGAGPITRFDTTEFKTKFACELKGFDVEKYMDKKDARKMDMFTQYAMVAAQEAVEDAGLNAEGVDKTMVGVIWASGNGGMQTFEDQIVEFAQANFVPKFNPFFIPKLISDIAAGQISMKYGFMGVNYCTVSACASSTSALVDAFNFIRLGKANAIVAGGSEAPVTRAGIAGFNALKALSTRNDDPTSASRPFDADRDGFVMGEGAGAIILEEYEHAIARGAKIYAEMVGGAMSADAYHLTATHPEGLGARLGMTRALEDAELKPEDVDYINAHATSTPLGDASELKGIIGVFGDHVNKLNISATKSMTGHLLGAAGAIEAIASIKATQHNLVPPTINTSNLGEGIPTNMNLTIGKAQEREVNVAMSNTFGFGGHNAIVVFKKYKA; from the coding sequence ATGCGCACTGTTACGTTAAAAAGGGTTGTGGTTACCGGGCTTGGGGCCTTGACGCCTATCGGAAATGATGTAAACACTTTCTGGAATAGCCTAAAAACAGGGACCAGCGGTGCCGGTCCTATTACACGATTCGACACTACAGAGTTTAAAACCAAATTCGCATGCGAACTGAAAGGTTTTGACGTAGAAAAGTACATGGATAAGAAAGATGCCCGTAAAATGGACATGTTCACCCAGTACGCAATGGTTGCAGCTCAGGAAGCTGTGGAAGATGCCGGCCTGAACGCTGAAGGCGTTGATAAAACCATGGTCGGTGTTATCTGGGCTTCCGGTAACGGTGGTATGCAGACCTTCGAAGACCAGATCGTGGAATTCGCTCAGGCTAACTTCGTTCCTAAGTTCAATCCTTTCTTCATTCCCAAGCTGATCTCCGACATCGCTGCCGGTCAGATCTCCATGAAATATGGGTTCATGGGCGTTAACTACTGTACGGTATCTGCTTGTGCTTCTTCCACCAGTGCGCTGGTAGACGCCTTCAACTTTATCCGCCTGGGTAAAGCCAACGCTATCGTAGCCGGTGGTTCTGAAGCCCCTGTTACCCGCGCTGGTATCGCAGGTTTCAATGCACTGAAAGCCCTCTCCACCCGCAATGACGATCCTACCTCCGCTTCCCGTCCTTTCGACGCTGACCGTGATGGTTTCGTAATGGGCGAAGGCGCTGGCGCTATCATCCTCGAAGAATACGAACACGCTATCGCAAGAGGTGCCAAAATCTACGCAGAAATGGTAGGTGGTGCAATGTCTGCTGATGCGTATCACCTGACTGCTACCCACCCTGAAGGTCTGGGCGCACGCCTGGGTATGACCCGTGCCCTCGAAGATGCTGAACTGAAACCTGAAGATGTTGATTATATCAACGCTCACGCTACCTCCACCCCACTGGGTGATGCCAGCGAACTGAAAGGTATCATCGGCGTATTCGGTGATCACGTTAATAAACTGAATATCAGTGCTACCAAGTCTATGACGGGTCACCTACTCGGTGCTGCCGGCGCTATCGAAGCCATCGCCAGTATCAAAGCTACCCAGCATAACCTGGTGCCTCCTACCATCAATACTTCTAACCTCGGTGAAGGTATCCCAACCAACATGAACCTCACCATCGGTAAAGCACAGGAACGCGAAGTGAATGTGGCAATGAGTAATACTTTCGGTTTCGGCGGTCACAACGCAATCGTAGTATTTAAGAAGTACAAGGCATAA